From a single Marinobacter sp. THAF197a genomic region:
- a CDS encoding aminoacyl-tRNA deacylase and HDOD domain-containing protein: MELPVAVQQALGDSAAGVSLRNANQIQPQHLLRMVLLNDSEGNLQAICRRDDLLDLEALNKQLGRDLRMMQRREQVRVRQRSGLQELPALPSLTGWPTVIDQRVDELESVALELADQKLAIMMPAEDFRQLTAKAERHDFAVDTDTISVNLDNHGADRDQLHSALKKFTGLRIQQRLEDTLELPPLPETAQRIIHLRVNPNAVMGDLVDVVESDPSLAAQVVSWASSSFYAAAGQVRSVHDAVSRVLGFDLVMNLAMGLALGRALKHPKDHPDGYVDYWQQAIWQAQSAGILASMMPRGRRPMFGLAYLAGLLHNFGHLVLAQVFPPHFKLVCRSLEVNPHIDSSVIEHYLLGITREQISAQLMENWGMPDEVTLAIRYQKNPTYDGPHSDYARLLWLGRQLLTERGVALGAGKLADASVYEELGLDREAVEEQFDELVNSKDSIMAMAGMMGQGS; the protein is encoded by the coding sequence ATGGAGCTCCCTGTTGCGGTTCAGCAAGCGCTTGGCGACAGCGCCGCGGGGGTGTCGCTGAGAAACGCGAACCAGATTCAGCCGCAGCACCTGTTGCGTATGGTGCTGCTGAATGACAGCGAAGGTAATCTGCAGGCTATTTGCCGGCGGGATGACTTGCTGGATCTGGAAGCGCTGAACAAACAGCTTGGCCGTGATCTGAGGATGATGCAGCGGCGCGAGCAGGTCCGGGTGCGCCAACGCTCCGGATTACAGGAATTGCCCGCCTTGCCATCGTTGACCGGTTGGCCGACCGTGATCGACCAGAGGGTGGATGAACTGGAATCCGTCGCCCTGGAATTGGCGGATCAGAAACTGGCGATCATGATGCCAGCGGAGGATTTCCGCCAATTGACCGCCAAGGCCGAACGCCATGACTTTGCGGTGGATACCGACACCATCTCTGTGAATCTCGACAATCACGGTGCTGATCGGGACCAGTTGCATTCTGCGCTGAAAAAATTTACTGGCCTGCGCATCCAGCAACGGCTGGAGGATACCCTGGAATTACCGCCACTGCCTGAGACCGCCCAGCGCATTATTCACCTTCGGGTAAACCCGAACGCGGTGATGGGTGACCTTGTGGATGTGGTAGAGAGCGATCCCAGCCTGGCAGCCCAGGTAGTAAGCTGGGCGTCGTCCTCGTTTTATGCCGCAGCGGGGCAGGTGCGCTCGGTGCACGATGCGGTGTCGCGGGTGCTGGGCTTTGATCTGGTGATGAACCTTGCTATGGGCCTGGCCCTTGGGCGGGCACTCAAACACCCGAAAGACCATCCGGATGGCTACGTGGATTACTGGCAGCAGGCCATCTGGCAGGCGCAATCGGCTGGCATTCTGGCGAGTATGATGCCCAGGGGCCGGCGCCCGATGTTTGGCCTGGCGTATCTGGCTGGCCTGTTGCACAACTTTGGCCACCTGGTGCTGGCCCAGGTGTTTCCTCCCCATTTCAAACTGGTTTGCCGCTCTCTGGAAGTGAACCCGCATATCGATTCCAGCGTGATCGAACACTACTTGTTAGGCATCACCCGTGAGCAGATCTCCGCCCAGCTGATGGAAAATTGGGGCATGCCCGACGAAGTAACCCTGGCCATCCGGTATCAAAAGAATCCCACCTACGATGGCCCCCACAGTGATTACGCGCGATTGCTTTGGTTGGGGCGTCAGTTGCTGACAGAACGAGGGGTTGCCTTGGGAGCGGGAAAGCTGGCTGACGCTTCCGTATATGAGGAGTTGGGCCTGGATCGAGAGGCTGTGGAGGAACAGTTCGATGAGCTGGTCAACAGCAAAGACAGCATTATGGCCATGGCCGGCATGATGGGCCAAGGCTCGTAA